One window of Peteryoungia desertarenae genomic DNA carries:
- the rpsR gene encoding 30S ribosomal protein S18 gives MADASSAPARRPFHRRRKTCPFSGANAPKIDYKDVRLLQRYISERGKIVPSRITAVSQKKQRELAQAIKRARFLGLLPYVVA, from the coding sequence ATGGCTGATGCATCCTCTGCTCCGGCACGCCGCCCGTTCCATCGTCGTCGCAAGACCTGCCCCTTCTCGGGCGCGAATGCTCCGAAAATCGACTACAAGGACGTCCGTCTCCTGCAGCGCTACATTTCCGAGCGCGGCAAGATCGTTCCGTCCCGTATCACTGCAGTTTCGCAGAAGAAGCAGCGCGAACTGGCCCAGGCCATCAAGCGCGCCCGCTTCCTCGGCCTGCTGCCCTACGTCGTAGCGTAA
- the alr gene encoding alanine racemase, protein MHPLNDLTDATEEFLSAPLRLTIDLEAIAENWRMMAARSGSARTAAVVKADAYGLGIEDVGETLYGAGVRDFFVAVPSEGETLRIYAPEARIFVLSGIWPGQEATFFNNDLVPVIASEEQLAFWMATSAERGDHPCALHVDTGFNRLGLSMREAVELASDVSRPASFSPVLVMSHLACGDDPQASMNQAQLQSFQEVAAAFEGIDASLSASGGIGLGSDYHFEMTRPGIALYGGLATTNGTPASLTVAKAEARILQIREAKAGDTVSYGAACKLDRDSRLAVAAVGYADGYLRNLSGHGVALREPLPVGASGFVAGQRVPVLGRVTMDQTIFDVTDLPTDSVTAGDYIELFGPNISVNELAEAAGTISYEILTSLGLRYERRYL, encoded by the coding sequence ATGCATCCCCTGAATGACCTCACAGACGCCACCGAAGAGTTCCTGAGCGCGCCCTTGCGTCTCACCATTGATCTCGAAGCGATCGCCGAAAACTGGCGGATGATGGCGGCGCGTTCCGGCTCGGCACGGACGGCTGCCGTGGTCAAGGCCGATGCCTATGGGCTCGGGATCGAGGATGTTGGCGAGACGCTTTATGGCGCGGGGGTGCGGGATTTCTTTGTGGCGGTCCCCTCCGAGGGCGAGACGCTACGGATCTATGCACCGGAAGCGCGGATCTTTGTGCTTTCCGGTATCTGGCCCGGACAGGAAGCCACGTTCTTCAACAATGACCTCGTGCCGGTGATTGCCTCGGAGGAGCAGTTGGCCTTCTGGATGGCGACAAGCGCCGAACGCGGCGATCACCCTTGCGCGCTCCATGTCGACACCGGCTTCAACCGGCTCGGACTGTCGATGCGCGAGGCTGTGGAACTCGCAAGCGATGTATCGCGGCCTGCAAGTTTCTCACCCGTTCTGGTGATGAGCCATCTGGCGTGCGGCGATGATCCACAAGCCTCGATGAACCAGGCTCAACTTCAATCTTTTCAGGAAGTCGCTGCAGCTTTTGAAGGTATTGATGCAAGTCTTTCCGCGTCCGGTGGGATCGGCCTGGGGTCGGATTATCATTTCGAGATGACCCGACCCGGTATTGCGCTCTATGGCGGATTGGCGACAACGAATGGGACCCCCGCATCCTTGACTGTGGCCAAGGCGGAGGCGCGTATTCTGCAAATACGCGAGGCAAAGGCCGGAGACACCGTCAGCTATGGTGCGGCCTGCAAACTCGACCGCGACAGCCGCCTGGCCGTTGCAGCCGTTGGCTATGCCGATGGTTATCTACGCAATCTGTCGGGCCATGGCGTTGCGCTGCGTGAGCCCCTGCCCGTTGGTGCCTCCGGCTTTGTTGCCGGTCAGCGGGTTCCGGTTCTTGGACGGGTCACGATGGACCAGACCATTTTCGATGTTACCGACCTCCCGACAGATTCGGTCACTGCCGGCGATTACATCGAATTGTTCGGACCGAATATTTCGGTGAATGAGCTCGCCGAAGCCGCTGGCACGATCAGCTATGAGATCCTCACCAGCCTCGGGCTGCGCTATGAGCGGCGCTATCTCTAA
- a CDS encoding DUF2232 domain-containing protein, with translation MQNLDKKLLMTGMLAGVTAALLALGAVSQAQLSFILYPASALPILIVGLGWGNTAAIAAVLTAAFVGATGVSPMFALSLSIFTLIPAAWLSHLANLARPASEIGGPDHLVAWYPLSDILLHLCGLVAIALVILGVMIGFGPETVNEMIDALIGSLSQQNATMAPTAAELDQLRGIMPILIPFMQGASWVMLLFAAYYIATRVVGSSGRSLRPREDMPSALRMNRNASFIFLAGILATFAGGVPAMIGATICGTFGAGFLMAGFASLHLRTRGKDWRLPALIIAYLSSLMLLPTFIIFIFGLLDTRRTVALTPARTSDQNRPAPSETDSDEP, from the coding sequence GTGCAAAACCTGGACAAGAAATTGCTGATGACCGGCATGTTGGCTGGCGTGACCGCCGCGCTTCTGGCGCTGGGCGCCGTCTCGCAGGCTCAGCTGTCGTTTATCCTTTATCCTGCCTCGGCACTGCCGATACTGATCGTCGGCCTGGGTTGGGGTAATACGGCTGCAATCGCTGCAGTGTTGACGGCAGCCTTTGTCGGCGCAACCGGCGTATCGCCGATGTTTGCGCTCTCGCTGTCAATCTTCACGCTCATCCCCGCCGCTTGGCTATCGCACCTGGCGAACCTTGCCCGTCCGGCGAGCGAAATCGGCGGGCCGGACCATCTGGTAGCGTGGTATCCGCTTTCCGACATCCTGCTGCATCTCTGCGGCCTCGTTGCCATTGCTCTCGTCATTCTGGGCGTCATGATCGGCTTCGGTCCGGAGACGGTCAACGAAATGATCGACGCGCTGATCGGATCGCTTTCCCAACAGAACGCCACGATGGCGCCTACAGCGGCAGAACTGGACCAGTTACGCGGGATCATGCCGATCCTGATCCCTTTCATGCAGGGCGCAAGCTGGGTCATGCTGTTGTTTGCCGCCTATTACATCGCAACGCGCGTGGTCGGCTCATCGGGTCGTTCGCTGCGTCCCCGCGAAGACATGCCGTCTGCGCTGCGGATGAACCGCAATGCGTCCTTCATCTTTCTCGCGGGCATTCTGGCGACCTTTGCCGGTGGCGTGCCCGCGATGATCGGGGCAACGATCTGCGGCACATTCGGTGCCGGCTTCCTGATGGCCGGTTTTGCGTCGCTGCATCTGCGCACAAGGGGCAAGGACTGGCGCCTTCCGGCTCTCATCATCGCCTATCTCTCGTCGCTGATGCTGTTGCCAACCTTCATCATCTTCATCTTCGGCCTTCTGGATACCCGACGCACCGTTGCTCTCACGCCGGCAAGGACGTCTGACCAGAACCGCCCTGCTCCATCCGAAACCGATTCTGACGAACCGTAA
- a CDS encoding calcium/sodium antiporter produces MDYLLVIGGLVGLYFGAEWLLRGAIAVAHKLAIPTLIVSLVIVGFGTSMPELLVSVRAALTGSSDIALGNVVGSNTANILLIIGTCAMIYPITQWDKGVKRDTFVMIAAAILLLGLVQLEVIGRLAGLVMTIVLLAYVGYAYMQGKGTAEAAADAEDEIKHEALSGAFMAALIIGGLATLFVGAELLVRGATNLARDFGVSEAVIGLTVVAVGTSLPELATGIMSALKKHSDIMIGNIVGSNIFNILFILGVTSVLQPIAVAPRFGEFDVPVMLGVTLGFAFLLLTNFGVKRLTAGAMLVAYVGYTSALVQI; encoded by the coding sequence TTGGACTATCTTCTTGTCATTGGTGGCCTTGTAGGCCTCTATTTCGGGGCTGAGTGGCTTTTGCGCGGGGCGATCGCCGTTGCCCACAAGCTTGCGATACCGACCCTGATCGTATCGCTGGTGATCGTCGGCTTCGGCACGTCCATGCCGGAACTTCTCGTGTCGGTTCGCGCGGCACTTACCGGATCATCGGACATTGCGCTCGGCAATGTCGTCGGATCGAATACGGCCAACATCCTCCTGATCATCGGCACATGCGCCATGATCTACCCGATCACCCAGTGGGACAAAGGCGTCAAGCGCGACACCTTTGTCATGATCGCCGCCGCGATCCTGCTGCTTGGGCTTGTGCAACTGGAGGTGATCGGTCGCCTTGCCGGCCTGGTCATGACAATCGTCCTTCTTGCCTATGTCGGCTACGCCTACATGCAGGGCAAAGGTACCGCTGAAGCCGCTGCAGATGCAGAAGATGAAATCAAGCACGAAGCACTCAGCGGCGCCTTCATGGCAGCGCTGATCATCGGCGGTCTGGCCACATTGTTTGTCGGTGCCGAACTGCTGGTGCGCGGCGCGACCAATCTCGCCCGTGATTTCGGCGTGTCGGAAGCGGTCATCGGCCTCACCGTCGTCGCCGTCGGAACCTCCCTGCCCGAACTTGCAACCGGCATCATGTCGGCGCTCAAGAAGCATTCCGACATCATGATCGGAAACATCGTCGGATCGAACATCTTCAACATCCTGTTCATCCTTGGCGTCACCTCGGTGCTCCAGCCAATCGCCGTTGCTCCTCGCTTCGGTGAATTCGACGTACCGGTCATGCTCGGCGTGACATTGGGCTTTGCCTTCCTGCTTCTGACCAATTTCGGGGTCAAACGTCTGACGGCCGGCGCAATGCTCGTCGCCTATGTCGGCTACACCTCCGCTCTTGTGCAGATCTGA
- the purF gene encoding amidophosphoribosyltransferase produces MNHLIPSDVVYDREEDKLHEECGVFGILGHPDAATLTALGLHALQHRGQEAAGIVSFDGRQFYTEKRMGLVGDHYTDPATLAKLPGSMAIGHTRYSTTGEVALRNVQPLFAELEEGGIAVAHNGNFTNGLTLRRQIIATGAICQSTSDTEVVLHLIARSRHASTADRFIDAIRQMEGGYAMIALTRTKLIAARDPIGIRPLVMGELDGKPIFCSETCALDIIGAKFVRDVKNGEVIICEIQPDGSITIDSRMPARPQPERLCLFEYVYFARPDSVVGGRNVYTTRKNAGMNLAIEAPVEGDVVVPVPDGGTPAALGYAQQSGIPFEYGIIRNHYVGRTFIEPTQQIRAFGVKLKHSANRAMIEGKRVILVDDSIVRGTTSLKIVQMIRDAGAKEVHIRVASPMIFHPDFYGIDTPHKDKLLANQYSGEEAMAKFIGADSLAFLSIDGLYKAVGGAVRDPANPQFTDHYFTGDYPTRLLDKEGERVGRKDSMLAANG; encoded by the coding sequence ATGAACCACCTCATCCCATCCGACGTTGTGTACGATCGTGAGGAAGACAAGCTTCATGAAGAATGCGGCGTTTTCGGCATATTGGGCCATCCCGATGCCGCGACGCTGACGGCACTTGGCCTGCATGCCCTGCAGCATCGTGGCCAGGAAGCTGCCGGTATCGTTTCCTTCGATGGCCGCCAGTTCTATACGGAAAAGCGCATGGGGCTGGTCGGCGACCACTATACCGACCCCGCAACGCTTGCAAAGCTCCCGGGCTCCATGGCCATTGGCCACACGCGTTACTCCACGACAGGCGAGGTTGCGCTGCGCAATGTGCAACCGCTCTTTGCCGAACTGGAGGAAGGTGGCATCGCGGTCGCCCATAACGGCAACTTCACCAATGGCCTGACCCTTCGTCGCCAGATCATTGCCACTGGCGCCATCTGTCAGTCGACCTCCGATACCGAGGTCGTGCTGCACCTGATTGCCCGCTCCAGGCATGCCTCAACGGCAGACCGCTTCATTGATGCCATCCGGCAGATGGAGGGTGGCTATGCAATGATCGCGCTGACCCGCACCAAGCTGATTGCCGCACGCGACCCGATCGGTATCCGCCCTCTCGTCATGGGGGAACTGGACGGCAAGCCGATCTTCTGCTCGGAAACCTGCGCGCTCGACATCATCGGTGCGAAATTCGTGCGCGACGTCAAGAATGGCGAAGTGATCATCTGCGAAATCCAGCCGGACGGATCGATCACGATTGATTCGCGCATGCCGGCCCGGCCACAGCCCGAGCGGCTGTGCCTGTTTGAATATGTCTATTTTGCACGTCCGGATTCCGTTGTCGGTGGACGCAATGTCTATACGACCCGCAAGAATGCCGGGATGAACCTCGCAATCGAGGCACCGGTCGAAGGCGACGTTGTCGTGCCCGTGCCGGATGGTGGCACACCGGCAGCGCTTGGCTATGCCCAGCAGAGCGGCATTCCGTTCGAATACGGCATCATCCGCAACCATTATGTCGGACGGACCTTCATCGAGCCGACGCAGCAGATCCGCGCCTTCGGCGTCAAGCTCAAGCATTCGGCCAACCGGGCGATGATCGAGGGCAAGCGGGTCATTCTGGTCGATGATTCGATCGTGCGCGGCACGACGTCCTTGAAGATCGTGCAGATGATCCGCGATGCGGGCGCCAAGGAGGTGCATATCCGTGTCGCCAGCCCGATGATCTTCCACCCCGACTTTTACGGGATCGATACGCCGCACAAGGACAAGCTGCTGGCCAACCAGTATTCGGGCGAGGAAGCCATGGCGAAGTTCATCGGGGCCGATTCGCTCGCTTTCCTGTCGATTGACGGCCTTTACAAGGCCGTCGGCGGCGCCGTTCGCGATCCAGCCAATCCACAATTCACGGATCACTATTTCACCGGCGACTACCCGACGCGCCTTCTCGACAAGGAAGGTGAGCGGGTCGGACGCAAGGACTCCATGCTCGCTGCCAACGGCTGA
- the radA gene encoding DNA repair protein RadA — MAKVRTQFVCQNCGTVHSRWAGKCDGCGEWNTIVEEDPMGGIGGGPGKTPKKGRPVTLTSLSGEIEEAPRIPTGMGELDRATGGGFVRGSAVLIGGDPGIGKSTLLMQAAAALSRKGHRIIYVSGEEAVAQVRLRAQRLGAAETDVLLAAETNVEDILATISEGKRPDLIIIDSIQTLWSDTADSAPGTVTQVRTGVQAMIRFAKQTGATMVLVGHVTKEGQIAGPRVVEHMVDAVLYFEGDRGHHYRILRTVKNRFGPTDEIGVFEMSDKGLREVANPSELFLGERNEKAPGAAVFAGIEGTRPVLVEVQALVAPTSLGTPRRAIVGWDSSRLAMILAVLEAHCGVRLGQHDVYLNVAGGYRISEPAADMAVASALVSSLAGLALPADCVYFGEVSLSGAVRPVAHTAQRLKEAEKLGFSAAVLPALSPDLPKGAGGKWREVESLPDLVAQIAGSRLKARQDQGED, encoded by the coding sequence ATGGCCAAGGTGCGCACCCAATTTGTCTGCCAGAACTGCGGCACGGTCCATTCCCGCTGGGCCGGCAAATGCGACGGTTGCGGCGAGTGGAACACCATCGTCGAGGAAGATCCCATGGGCGGGATTGGTGGCGGTCCCGGCAAGACCCCGAAGAAGGGGCGGCCCGTCACGCTGACTTCGCTCTCCGGCGAGATCGAGGAAGCGCCACGTATCCCGACCGGCATGGGAGAACTGGACCGGGCAACGGGTGGCGGTTTCGTTCGCGGCTCAGCCGTGTTGATCGGTGGCGATCCGGGCATTGGAAAATCAACGCTTCTGATGCAGGCAGCAGCCGCTCTTTCCCGCAAGGGGCATCGGATCATCTATGTGTCAGGCGAAGAGGCGGTCGCGCAGGTTCGACTGCGGGCCCAGCGGCTCGGTGCTGCCGAGACGGATGTGCTGCTTGCCGCGGAAACCAATGTCGAGGACATTCTCGCTACCATTTCCGAGGGCAAGCGTCCCGATCTCATCATCATTGATTCGATCCAGACGCTCTGGAGTGATACCGCTGATTCGGCACCCGGCACCGTGACGCAGGTTAGAACGGGCGTTCAGGCGATGATCCGCTTTGCCAAACAGACGGGCGCGACCATGGTGCTTGTTGGCCACGTGACCAAGGAAGGCCAGATCGCGGGCCCCCGCGTCGTCGAGCATATGGTGGATGCGGTGCTCTATTTCGAAGGGGATCGCGGGCATCACTATCGTATCCTGCGCACCGTCAAGAACCGCTTCGGCCCCACCGACGAAATCGGTGTATTCGAAATGTCGGACAAGGGACTGCGTGAAGTGGCCAATCCTTCCGAGCTATTTCTCGGTGAACGCAATGAAAAGGCGCCAGGTGCGGCCGTCTTTGCCGGAATTGAAGGGACGCGACCGGTTCTGGTCGAGGTGCAGGCGCTGGTCGCACCGACATCGCTTGGAACACCAAGGCGCGCGATTGTTGGCTGGGACTCCTCACGCCTTGCGATGATCCTTGCCGTACTTGAGGCGCATTGCGGTGTAAGGCTCGGTCAACACGACGTTTATCTGAACGTGGCCGGTGGCTATCGGATCAGTGAACCGGCGGCCGATATGGCGGTTGCTTCCGCACTCGTTTCGTCGCTTGCCGGTCTTGCCCTTCCGGCGGATTGCGTCTATTTCGGCGAGGTCAGCCTGTCAGGGGCCGTACGCCCCGTGGCGCATACGGCTCAGAGGCTGAAAGAGGCGGAAAAACTCGGTTTCTCCGCCGCTGTCCTACCGGCCCTTTCTCCGGACCTTCCAAAGGGTGCGGGGGGCAAATGGCGGGAGGTGGAAAGCCTTCCCGATCTCGTGGCGCAGATTGCCGGTTCCCGGCTCAAGGCGCGCCAGGATCAGGGAGAGGATTGA
- the rpsF gene encoding 30S ribosomal protein S6, with amino-acid sequence MALYEHVFLARQDMSAQQVDALVEQYKGVIEANGGKVGRIENWGLKSLTYRIKKNRKAHYALMDIDAPAAAVHEMERQMRINEDVLRYMTIAVEAHEEGPSAMMQKRDRDDRPRREGDDRGPRRDFGDRGPRPDRGPREGGFERRPREDRA; translated from the coding sequence ATGGCTCTTTACGAACACGTATTCCTTGCCCGGCAGGATATGTCCGCTCAGCAGGTTGATGCCCTCGTCGAACAGTACAAGGGTGTCATCGAAGCTAACGGCGGCAAGGTCGGGCGCATCGAAAACTGGGGCCTCAAGTCCCTGACCTACCGCATCAAGAAGAACCGCAAGGCTCACTACGCCCTCATGGACATCGACGCTCCGGCGGCTGCCGTCCATGAAATGGAACGCCAGATGCGCATCAACGAAGACGTTCTTCGTTACATGACCATCGCTGTCGAAGCCCACGAAGAGGGCCCGTCTGCGATGATGCAGAAGCGCGACCGTGACGACCGTCCGCGCCGCGAAGGCGACGATCGTGGCCCGCGCCGCGACTTCGGCGATCGTGGTCCGCGTCCGGACCGTGGCCCCCGTGAAGGTGGCTTCGAGCGCCGTCCGCGCGAAGACCGCGCGTAA
- the rplI gene encoding 50S ribosomal protein L9, which translates to MEVILLERIAKLGQMGETVKVRDGFARNYLLPLGKALRANAANKARFEAERATLEARNLERKSEAQKVADVLDGKSFIVVRSAGETGQLYGSVAARDVVEVLAAEGFNIGRNQVELNTPIKSIGLHKVVIHLHSEVEISVELNVARSAEEAERQAKGESLTSADAIYGVDEDALRPEDFFNPDEDRDGDEA; encoded by the coding sequence ATGGAAGTCATTCTCCTCGAACGCATCGCCAAGCTTGGCCAGATGGGCGAAACCGTCAAGGTTCGCGACGGCTTTGCTCGTAACTACCTGCTGCCGCTTGGCAAGGCTCTGCGCGCCAACGCTGCCAACAAGGCCCGCTTCGAAGCCGAGCGTGCGACGCTCGAAGCCCGTAACCTCGAGCGCAAGTCCGAGGCCCAGAAGGTTGCAGACGTTCTCGACGGCAAGTCCTTCATCGTCGTCCGTTCCGCTGGCGAAACCGGCCAGCTCTACGGTTCGGTCGCTGCCCGTGACGTGGTTGAAGTTCTGGCGGCGGAAGGCTTCAACATTGGCCGCAATCAGGTCGAGCTCAACACCCCGATCAAGTCGATCGGCCTGCACAAGGTGGTCATCCATCTTCATTCTGAAGTCGAAATCTCTGTTGAACTGAACGTTGCCCGTTCGGCTGAAGAAGCTGAGCGCCAGGCCAAGGGCGAGAGCCTCACCTCGGCTGACGCCATCTACGGCGTCGATGAAGATGCCCTGCGTCCGGAAGACTTCTTCAACCCGGACGAAGATCGCGACGGCGACGAAGCCTGA
- a CDS encoding replicative DNA helicase yields the protein MNDAARRLSTVQPSEPLYREAPNNIEAEQALLGAILVNNDAYYRVSDFLKPDHLFEPLHRKIFEVASEIIRMGKMANPVTIKTFLPADQKVGDMTVAQYLARLASEAVTIINAEDYGRAIYDLALRRALIQIGEDVVNIAYDAPLDMPPQAQIEDTERRLFALAETGRYDGGFQSFNDAVAQAVDMAGAAFERDGNLSGISTGIMSLDSKMGGLQRSDLIVLAGRPGMGKTSLATNIAWNIAAAYEPEVMPDGSFKAKNGGVVGFYSLEMSSEQLATRIMSEQTEVSSSKIRRGDITEQEFEKLVGFSQTMQKVPLFIDQTGGISIAQLSARARRLKRQRGLDCLVVDYIQLMTGSGKSGENRVQEITQITTGLKALGKELNVPIIALSQLSRGVESREDKRPQLSDLRESGSIEQDADVVLFVFREEYYVKNLEPRDMGDPKYPEWEALMDKVKGTADVIIAKQRHGPTGTVKLAFQSEFTRFADLADPSFIQYEEP from the coding sequence ATGAACGACGCAGCACGCAGGCTGAGCACGGTTCAACCGAGCGAGCCGCTTTATCGGGAAGCTCCCAACAACATTGAGGCCGAGCAGGCCCTTCTCGGCGCGATTCTCGTCAACAATGACGCCTATTACCGAGTTTCGGACTTCCTGAAGCCGGACCATCTTTTTGAGCCCCTGCATCGGAAGATCTTCGAGGTCGCCTCCGAAATCATCCGCATGGGAAAGATGGCCAACCCCGTCACGATCAAGACCTTCCTGCCGGCCGACCAGAAGGTTGGCGACATGACGGTTGCCCAGTATCTGGCGCGCTTGGCCTCCGAGGCGGTCACAATCATCAATGCCGAGGATTATGGGCGCGCTATCTATGATCTCGCGCTGCGTCGTGCGCTGATCCAGATCGGCGAGGATGTCGTCAACATCGCCTATGATGCTCCGCTCGACATGCCGCCGCAGGCGCAGATCGAGGATACGGAGCGCCGGCTCTTCGCGCTGGCCGAGACCGGTCGCTATGACGGCGGCTTCCAGTCCTTCAATGATGCGGTCGCGCAAGCGGTCGACATGGCGGGGGCAGCCTTTGAGCGCGATGGCAATCTGTCCGGCATTTCCACCGGCATCATGTCGCTCGACAGCAAGATGGGCGGCTTGCAGCGTTCCGACTTGATCGTGCTGGCTGGTCGCCCCGGCATGGGCAAGACCTCGCTGGCGACCAATATCGCCTGGAATATCGCGGCAGCCTATGAGCCGGAAGTCATGCCCGACGGGTCGTTCAAGGCCAAGAACGGCGGCGTTGTCGGGTTCTATTCGCTCGAAATGTCGTCCGAACAGCTCGCCACGCGTATCATGTCGGAGCAGACGGAGGTCTCCTCCTCCAAAATCCGCCGCGGCGACATTACCGAGCAGGAATTCGAGAAGCTGGTCGGCTTCAGCCAAACCATGCAAAAGGTACCGCTTTTCATCGACCAGACCGGCGGTATCTCGATTGCGCAGCTTTCAGCGCGTGCTCGCCGTCTCAAGCGTCAGCGCGGCCTTGATTGCCTCGTGGTGGACTATATCCAGTTGATGACGGGTTCCGGCAAATCCGGTGAGAACCGCGTTCAGGAGATCACCCAGATCACCACCGGCCTCAAGGCGCTCGGCAAGGAATTGAACGTTCCGATCATCGCGTTGTCACAGCTGTCGCGTGGTGTGGAAAGCCGCGAAGACAAGCGTCCCCAACTCTCGGACCTGCGCGAATCAGGCTCGATCGAGCAGGATGCCGACGTGGTGCTCTTCGTGTTCCGCGAGGAGTATTATGTGAAGAACCTTGAGCCACGTGACATGGGCGATCCGAAATATCCCGAATGGGAAGCGCTGATGGACAAGGTCAAGGGTACGGCAGATGTCATCATCGCCAAGCAGCGCCACGGACCGACCGGCACCGTCAAGCTCGCCTTCCAGTCGGAATTCACGCGTTTTGCCGATCTCGCCGATCCAAGCTTCATTCAGTATGAGGAACCATGA
- a CDS encoding CvpA family protein, with product MPITIFDGIVIGVVLFSAVLAMVRGFSREVLSIASWAGSVAAAYYFYPLLVPFIKNYTTDDRIAMAGSAAIIFFIALIVISFITSRIADFIIDSRIGALDRTLGFLFGAARGLLLLVVAVAFWNWLIDVRQRPDWVNNAKTKPFLDTLVLKLEAVLPQDIEPQIRARILGRGDEEAAPGEDGAAAPNEEAPAASN from the coding sequence ATGCCCATCACAATTTTCGACGGTATCGTCATCGGCGTCGTTCTGTTTTCTGCGGTGCTGGCGATGGTTCGTGGCTTCTCCCGCGAAGTTCTTTCGATCGCGAGCTGGGCGGGTTCGGTTGCCGCGGCCTATTATTTCTATCCATTGCTCGTTCCCTTCATCAAGAACTACACGACCGATGACCGGATCGCGATGGCCGGATCGGCAGCGATCATCTTCTTCATTGCGCTCATCGTCATTTCCTTCATCACCTCGCGCATTGCCGACTTCATCATCGACAGCCGGATCGGCGCACTGGACCGCACCCTCGGCTTCCTTTTCGGTGCGGCACGCGGCCTGCTGCTGCTTGTCGTGGCCGTTGCCTTCTGGAACTGGCTGATCGACGTTCGCCAGCGCCCGGACTGGGTCAACAACGCCAAGACCAAGCCCTTCCTCGATACCCTGGTGCTGAAGCTTGAGGCGGTGCTGCCGCAGGACATCGAGCCGCAGATCCGAGCCCGCATCCTGGGAAGAGGTGACGAAGAAGCCGCACCGGGAGAAGACGGCGCAGCTGCCCCGAATGAGGAAGCACCGGCCGCGAGCAACTAA
- a CDS encoding SDR family NAD(P)-dependent oxidoreductase, with product MSNDSNDRPDLTGRLALVTGASRGIGFFTALELAKAGAHVIACARTVGGLEELDDAIQAAGGSATLVPFDLADMAAIDQLGGHIFERWGKLDIAVLNAGVLGVISPIGHVEAKVFDKVMTINVTATWRLIRSLEPLLIKSDQGRALILSSGAAHKCRPFWGPYSASKAAVEALARTWAGETQRLPLRVLSVDPGATRTAMRAQAMPGENPETLPHPSEVAAKLVALVGPAQTETGKLYQVREGKMVDYRMPE from the coding sequence ATGAGCAACGACAGCAACGACCGCCCGGACCTGACCGGACGCCTGGCACTCGTGACCGGCGCATCGCGCGGCATCGGTTTCTTCACGGCACTGGAACTCGCCAAGGCGGGTGCGCATGTGATTGCCTGTGCGAGAACCGTGGGTGGTCTTGAGGAGCTTGACGACGCCATTCAGGCGGCCGGCGGCTCTGCAACTCTCGTTCCCTTCGACCTTGCGGACATGGCTGCAATCGACCAGCTTGGCGGGCACATCTTCGAGCGCTGGGGCAAGCTGGACATCGCAGTTCTGAATGCCGGCGTGCTTGGGGTGATCTCTCCGATCGGGCATGTCGAGGCCAAGGTGTTCGACAAGGTCATGACAATCAATGTCACGGCCACCTGGCGCCTGATCCGCTCGCTGGAGCCCCTGCTCATCAAGTCGGATCAGGGGCGTGCGCTGATCCTGTCATCGGGCGCCGCCCACAAGTGCCGCCCCTTCTGGGGCCCCTATTCCGCGTCCAAGGCTGCCGTCGAAGCGCTCGCCCGCACCTGGGCCGGGGAAACGCAGCGCCTGCCGCTACGCGTTCTTTCGGTTGATCCGGGTGCCACCCGCACCGCCATGCGCGCCCAGGCCATGCCGGGGGAAAACCCCGAAACCTTGCCCCACCCTTCAGAAGTTGCCGCCAAGCTTGTTGCGCTCGTTGGACCGGCCCAGACGGAAACAGGCAAGCTCTATCAGGTCCGCGAGGGCAAGATGGTCGACTACAGGATGCCGGAATAA